Proteins encoded within one genomic window of Trichomycterus rosablanca isolate fTriRos1 chromosome 7, fTriRos1.hap1, whole genome shotgun sequence:
- the hes2.2 gene encoding transcription factor HES-2.2, giving the protein MTPSASFQPHTASTVVMRKEASELRKTLKPLLEKRRRARINDCLNRLKDLIVPLTGKDNCRFSKLEKADILEMTVRFLTEVHKTPKKDAPDAYKEGYEACLQRVTALLPCTSLDQDTSERVQDFIQQSMRSVPSCSKCSACSPRTASPIQHRSSTLQSILSRKRLDMARSEKRTGVIAPAQQAIVQNVWRPW; this is encoded by the exons ATGACTCCGTCGGCGTCCTTCCAGCCTCACACAGCCAGCACAGTTGTCATGAGGAAAGAAGCATCGGAGCTGCGCAAAACCTTAAAGCCTTTGCTGGAGAAGCGAAGGCGAGCGCGCATCAACGACTGCCTCAACCGTCTGAAAGATTTAATAGTTCCTTTAACAGGAAAAGAT AACTGCCGTTTTTCCAAGCTTGAGAAAGCAGACATTCTGGAAATGACGGTCCGATTTCTTACTGAAGTCCACAAAACCCCGAAAAAAG ATGCTCCAGATGCTTACAAAGAGGGTTACGAAGCGTGCCTGCAGCGCGTCACTGCACTGCTCCCATGCACCAGCCTGGACCAGGACACCAGCGAGCGCGTCCAAGACTTCATCCAGCAGTCCATGCGCTCGGTTCCTTCCTGCAGCAAGTGCAGCGCATGCAGTCCCAGAACAGCTTCACCGATCCAGCACCGATCCAGCACCCTTCAGTCTATCCTGAGTCGAAAACGTTTAGACATGGCGAGAAGTGAGAAGCGCACAGGCGTAATTGCGCCGGCGCAACAAGCCATCGTGCAGAACGTCTGGAGACCCTGGTAG